In a single window of the Nocardiopsis composta genome:
- a CDS encoding SAM-dependent methyltransferase, which produces MNEHKPEPVEIDTTVPHSARIWNHWLGGTDNHPVDREMGERIRGFFPEIVDNARADREFLVRAVRHLVAEGGVRQFLDIGSGLPTRDNTHEVAQAAAPESRVVYVDHDPLVLAQARPLLQSTPEGATDYVHADLRDPEVVLEAAARTLDLGRPVGLMLLGVINFVSDDAEVRAVLDRLTGALAPGSHLVISHPTSVVAPERAREVVRVWNETSTPKLTARSPEAIAAMFDGLELLEPGVVSCPDWRPGPDGPAIPPVDEFCGVARKP; this is translated from the coding sequence TTGAACGAGCACAAACCGGAACCGGTGGAGATCGACACCACCGTCCCGCACAGCGCGCGGATCTGGAACCACTGGCTGGGCGGGACCGACAACCACCCGGTCGACCGGGAGATGGGCGAGCGGATCCGCGGCTTCTTCCCCGAGATCGTGGACAACGCCCGGGCCGACCGCGAGTTCCTGGTGCGGGCCGTGCGCCACCTGGTCGCCGAGGGCGGCGTCCGGCAGTTCCTCGACATCGGGTCCGGGCTGCCCACCCGGGACAACACCCACGAGGTGGCGCAGGCCGCCGCCCCGGAGTCGCGGGTGGTCTACGTCGACCACGACCCGCTGGTACTGGCTCAGGCGCGCCCGCTGCTGCAGAGCACCCCCGAGGGGGCCACCGACTACGTCCACGCCGACCTGCGCGACCCGGAGGTCGTGCTGGAGGCGGCGGCGCGCACCCTGGACCTCGGTCGGCCGGTCGGCCTGATGCTGCTCGGCGTGATCAACTTCGTCTCCGACGACGCGGAGGTGCGCGCCGTGCTCGACCGGCTCACCGGGGCGCTGGCCCCCGGCAGCCACCTGGTGATCTCGCACCCGACCTCGGTGGTCGCCCCCGAGCGGGCCCGCGAGGTCGTCCGGGTGTGGAACGAGACGAGCACGCCGAAGCTGACCGCGCGCAGCCCGGAGGCGATCGCGGCGATGTTCGACGGGCTGGAGCTGCTGGAGCCCGGCGTGGTCTCCTGCCCGGACTGGCGGCCCGGTCCGGACGGACCGGCCATCCCGCCGGTCGACGAGTTCTGCGGCGTCGCCCGCAAGCCCTGA
- a CDS encoding peptidase inhibitor family I36 protein, with translation MRRKLLSTAGAAALVAAAFFGTAAPAAAEGVEAQAARSLHVYEHDNFKGRSAHITKNDGNFKDNYWKGTKASISQNISSFKNKGDRRAILYSGTGHTGTAYTAKGHSEDKDLSKNSNNPSNFDNKARSVKFVI, from the coding sequence ATGCGACGGAAACTCCTCTCGACCGCCGGAGCCGCCGCCCTGGTCGCCGCCGCGTTCTTCGGCACGGCCGCCCCGGCCGCCGCCGAGGGCGTGGAGGCCCAGGCCGCCCGCTCCCTCCACGTCTATGAGCACGACAACTTCAAGGGGCGCAGCGCGCACATCACCAAGAACGACGGGAACTTCAAGGACAACTACTGGAAGGGGACCAAGGCCAGCATCAGCCAGAACATCAGCTCGTTCAAGAACAAGGGCGACCGCCGGGCCATCCTCTACTCGGGCACCGGGCATACGGGCACCGCCTACACCGCCAAGGGGCACTCCGAGGACAAGGACCTGAGCAAGAACAGCAACAACCCGTCCAACTTCGACAACAAGGCCAGGTCCGTCAAATTCGTGATCTGA
- a CDS encoding NmrA family NAD(P)-binding protein encodes MDEKEAEVTTLVTGATGNVVRELVAAGEPVRALTRDPARARFPAGVQVVRGDLGRPEGLREALRGVERLHMITLHDGETAAASRSFAEIAAEAGVRRAAVVPGGGEEHVIDAIRAAGIECAHIEPWEYMVNTLWWADTIRAEGVVREPFPWFRSSMVHEADIAAVAAAALLREGHEDRVYQVTGPEAITREQAVRTIGEVLGREIRFVELTREQAREEWAAAGTPPEAADWLLDVREDGEGMDLVTSDVEELTGRPARGYARWVADHADDFR; translated from the coding sequence ATGGACGAAAAGGAGGCGGAGGTGACCACACTGGTGACCGGGGCGACCGGGAACGTGGTGCGGGAGCTGGTCGCGGCGGGCGAACCGGTGCGGGCGCTCACCCGGGACCCGGCGCGGGCCCGGTTCCCCGCCGGGGTGCAGGTGGTCCGGGGCGACCTCGGCCGGCCCGAGGGCCTGCGGGAGGCGCTGCGCGGGGTGGAGCGGCTGCACATGATCACCCTGCACGACGGGGAGACCGCCGCGGCGTCCCGGTCCTTCGCCGAGATCGCCGCGGAGGCCGGGGTGCGCCGGGCCGCCGTCGTCCCCGGCGGCGGCGAGGAGCACGTCATCGACGCGATCCGCGCCGCGGGCATCGAGTGCGCGCACATCGAGCCCTGGGAGTACATGGTCAACACGCTGTGGTGGGCCGACACGATCCGGGCCGAGGGCGTGGTGCGCGAGCCCTTCCCCTGGTTCCGCAGCTCCATGGTGCACGAGGCCGACATCGCCGCGGTGGCCGCGGCCGCCCTGCTCCGGGAGGGCCACGAGGACCGCGTCTACCAGGTGACCGGCCCCGAGGCGATCACCCGGGAGCAGGCCGTGCGCACCATCGGCGAGGTGCTGGGCCGCGAGATCCGGTTCGTCGAACTGACCCGGGAGCAGGCCCGCGAGGAGTGGGCGGCCGCCGGCACCCCGCCCGAGGCGGCCGACTGGCTGCTCGACGTCCGCGAGGACGGCGAGGGCATGGACCTGGTCACCTCGGACGTGGAGGAGCTGACCGGCCGCCCGGCGCGCGGCTACGCCCGGTGGGTCGCCGACCACGCCGACGACTTCCGCTGA
- a CDS encoding DUF6585 family protein: MHDGDRARAHRALGGWLQATYLPKKAMFSRRWEDARLYIFERGLIVTGPEGFQAAYDWASARVLQSITFVNQAVADARYTLIDRSGAAVSIGRGNDLLMPGQRERAGIRSHVKGAPFIHEGTWGPHIQQSIAQAQIQGAADALERGETLGFGPVGLSSTGVSDRKRSVDWGDLGEVHVANGMVGFPDGHRHRPALPSVSVHEIVNLNLFLALCHAFER; the protein is encoded by the coding sequence GTGCATGACGGAGACCGGGCCCGAGCCCACCGAGCCCTGGGCGGGTGGCTACAGGCCACCTACCTGCCGAAGAAGGCCATGTTCTCCCGGCGCTGGGAGGACGCGCGGCTGTACATCTTCGAGCGGGGCCTGATCGTCACCGGCCCCGAGGGGTTCCAGGCCGCCTACGACTGGGCGAGCGCGCGCGTCCTGCAGAGCATCACCTTCGTCAACCAGGCGGTGGCCGACGCCAGGTACACCCTGATCGACCGGAGCGGTGCCGCCGTCTCGATCGGCCGCGGAAACGACCTGCTCATGCCCGGCCAGCGCGAGCGGGCGGGCATCAGGTCCCACGTGAAGGGCGCCCCGTTCATCCACGAGGGCACCTGGGGGCCGCACATCCAGCAGAGCATCGCCCAGGCGCAGATCCAGGGGGCCGCCGACGCCCTGGAGCGGGGCGAGACCCTGGGGTTCGGCCCGGTCGGCCTCAGCAGCACCGGGGTCTCGGACCGGAAGCGGTCGGTGGACTGGGGCGACCTCGGTGAGGTGCACGTGGCCAACGGCATGGTCGGCTTCCCCGACGGCCACCGCCACCGACCGGCCCTCCCCTCGGTCTCCGTCCACGAGATCGTCAACCTGAATCTCTTCCTCGCCCTCTGCCACGCCTTCGAGCGCTGA
- a CDS encoding SRPBCC family protein has translation MTTTPPAGAGTLGIGDDGAFRIHFDRTLRHPVAAVWAALTDPDKLSVWMQGCRIEPRVGGAVHYDFGEEGAATGEVTVLRPPGESGGAELEHTWLWEGLPPSVVTWRLEPAEAGTRLLLTHRELPREPATDFAVGWHVILDVLDRHFAGRSWDDVWDGYGPLAEHYATA, from the coding sequence ATGACCACGACACCGCCGGCCGGAGCCGGCACCCTCGGCATCGGCGACGACGGCGCCTTCCGCATTCATTTCGACCGCACCCTGCGCCATCCGGTCGCCGCGGTCTGGGCCGCGCTCACCGACCCGGACAAGCTCTCGGTCTGGATGCAGGGCTGCCGGATCGAGCCCCGCGTCGGCGGGGCGGTCCACTACGACTTCGGGGAGGAGGGCGCGGCCACCGGGGAGGTGACCGTGCTGCGCCCGCCCGGCGAGAGCGGCGGCGCCGAGCTGGAGCACACCTGGCTCTGGGAGGGGCTGCCGCCCTCGGTGGTGACCTGGCGCCTGGAGCCCGCCGAGGCCGGGACCCGCCTGCTGCTCACCCACCGCGAACTCCCCCGCGAGCCCGCCACCGACTTCGCCGTCGGCTGGCACGTCATCCTCGACGTCCTGGACCGCCACTTCGCCGGCCGGTCCTGGGACGACGTCTGGGACGGCTACGGCCCGCTCGCCGAGCACTACGCCACCGCCTGA
- a CDS encoding ArsR/SmtB family transcription factor, which yields MSVLDVLSDPTRRRIVELLAAGELNAGAIAAHFDTSRPAVSQHLGVLVEGGVLEVRRAGTQRIYRLRPAPLREAGDWLSAQAARWERALDSLESALDEGTV from the coding sequence ATGTCAGTGCTCGACGTCCTCTCCGACCCCACCCGCCGGCGCATCGTCGAACTCCTGGCCGCCGGCGAGCTGAACGCGGGCGCGATCGCCGCGCACTTCGACACCAGCCGCCCGGCCGTCTCCCAGCACCTCGGAGTGCTGGTGGAGGGCGGGGTGCTGGAGGTGCGGCGGGCGGGGACGCAGCGCATCTACCGGCTGCGGCCGGCCCCGCTCAGGGAGGCCGGCGACTGGCTCTCCGCCCAGGCCGCGCGCTGGGAGCGGGCACTCGACTCGCTGGAATCGGCCCTCGACGAAGGAACGGTATGA
- a CDS encoding maleylpyruvate isomerase N-terminal domain-containing protein: protein MMSLGYGRYCDEIVTQAELLRERLREAGPGAPVWAPLEGGGTPFWARRMAHEAVVHRADAALAAGAAFQLDRDVAVDALEEWMELDALPHHFERDPSRRELLGPGRVLHFAAADMPPEAGAEWLMDLTGDAVEWRRGGGEAAVRVRAPLTDLLLLLYRRYGPDRPGIEVSGDRALLDLRLAHAAFG, encoded by the coding sequence ATGATGAGCCTCGGATACGGACGCTACTGCGACGAGATCGTCACCCAGGCCGAACTGCTGCGCGAGCGGCTGCGCGAGGCCGGCCCCGGGGCGCCGGTGTGGGCCCCGCTGGAGGGCGGCGGGACGCCCTTCTGGGCGCGGCGGATGGCGCACGAGGCGGTGGTGCACCGGGCCGACGCCGCGCTGGCGGCCGGGGCCGCCTTCCAGCTCGACCGGGACGTCGCCGTGGACGCGCTGGAGGAGTGGATGGAGCTGGACGCGCTCCCCCACCACTTCGAACGGGACCCCTCCCGGCGCGAGCTGCTCGGCCCGGGCAGGGTGCTGCACTTCGCCGCCGCGGACATGCCGCCGGAGGCGGGGGCGGAGTGGCTGATGGACCTCACCGGCGACGCCGTCGAATGGCGCCGGGGAGGAGGCGAGGCCGCGGTGCGCGTCCGCGCCCCGCTGACCGACCTGCTCCTGCTGCTGTACCGGCGCTACGGCCCGGACCGGCCCGGCATCGAGGTCTCCGGGGACCGGGCCCTGCTCGACCTGCGGCTGGCCCACGCGGCCTTCGGCTGA
- a CDS encoding RidA family protein — MAVTLFNPDGLPKPDVYRQVAIAEGSRIVFLAGQVARDAEGRPVGTGDFAAQVEQAYLNVGRALSECGGSFDDVAKLTIYVVDWTPEKYALLGEGVGRAAEKLGVDPVKPITLIGVAALGEPDIMVEVEATAVLD, encoded by the coding sequence ATGGCCGTCACGCTGTTCAACCCGGACGGGTTGCCCAAACCCGACGTGTACCGCCAGGTCGCGATCGCGGAAGGATCCAGGATCGTCTTCCTGGCCGGCCAGGTGGCCCGGGACGCCGAAGGGCGGCCGGTGGGCACCGGCGACTTCGCCGCACAGGTGGAGCAGGCCTACCTGAACGTCGGCCGGGCGCTGTCCGAGTGCGGCGGCTCCTTCGACGACGTGGCGAAGCTGACGATCTACGTCGTCGACTGGACCCCGGAGAAGTACGCGCTGCTGGGCGAGGGGGTCGGCCGGGCCGCCGAGAAGCTGGGCGTGGACCCGGTCAAGCCGATCACCCTGATCGGCGTCGCCGCACTGGGCGAACCGGACATCATGGTCGAGGTCGAGGCCACCGCGGTGCTGGACTGA
- a CDS encoding FAD-dependent oxidoreductase, whose translation MAEQTVLSPDDQVELGDPRYPSLSRGFNQRWIADPDAIMVVGTPEEARAALAAALEKTGRGEAGRITVRSGGHCYEDFVCSPDVGVIIDVSPMCKVYYDPGEKAHCVEAGATNWHVYSHLYPATGRALPGGSCYSVGLGGHITGGGFGLMSRQFGLTVDYLYAVEVAVVRKDYTVELVTARRDDTDPKARALWWAHTGGGGGNFGVVTRFWFRDVPEPPSEVLLCSLAWDWKDFHGKKDLHALLTAFGVYFRDHQDPETPEGRLFAMLKLNHVSNGQIGLLAQVDADVEGAQRAMDGFIAAVDGSIRPTATEPRTSMGEHPPVARMKKPRRMPWLAATQTLNGSGENQCGKYKSAYIRRPFTDAQIDAMWDHLGKKHFLPEDYDNPEARIQIDSYGSAINIPERRHPATAVPQRDSIMKMQYQVYWFPGDENEQKHIDWIQQTYQATFADTGGVPKTYSGSGDHNTDGCYINYPDGDLPEAAADGGTEPWPVLYYKAAYPMLQQVKADWDPNNVFRHRQSIRPKNA comes from the coding sequence ATGGCAGAGCAGACAGTCCTTTCCCCGGATGACCAGGTGGAACTCGGAGACCCGCGCTACCCCTCGCTGAGCCGCGGCTTCAACCAGCGCTGGATCGCCGACCCGGACGCCATCATGGTGGTCGGCACGCCCGAGGAGGCGCGGGCGGCCCTCGCCGCGGCGCTGGAGAAGACCGGCCGGGGCGAGGCCGGGCGCATCACGGTCCGCTCCGGCGGCCACTGCTACGAGGACTTCGTGTGCAGCCCCGACGTCGGGGTGATCATCGACGTCAGCCCGATGTGCAAGGTGTACTACGACCCCGGGGAGAAGGCGCACTGCGTCGAGGCCGGCGCGACCAACTGGCACGTCTACAGCCACCTCTACCCGGCGACCGGCCGCGCGCTGCCCGGCGGCTCCTGCTACTCGGTGGGGCTGGGCGGGCACATCACCGGCGGCGGGTTCGGCCTGATGTCCCGGCAGTTCGGGCTCACCGTCGACTACCTGTACGCGGTCGAGGTCGCCGTCGTCCGCAAGGACTACACCGTCGAACTGGTCACGGCCCGCCGAGACGACACCGACCCCAAGGCCAGGGCCCTGTGGTGGGCGCACACCGGCGGCGGGGGCGGCAACTTCGGAGTGGTGACCCGCTTCTGGTTCCGCGACGTCCCCGAGCCCCCGAGCGAGGTGCTGCTCTGCTCCCTGGCCTGGGACTGGAAGGACTTCCACGGCAAGAAGGACCTCCACGCGCTGCTGACCGCGTTCGGAGTCTACTTCCGGGACCACCAGGACCCGGAGACCCCGGAGGGGCGCCTGTTCGCGATGCTCAAGCTGAACCACGTGAGCAACGGCCAGATCGGCCTGCTCGCCCAGGTCGATGCGGACGTCGAGGGGGCGCAGCGGGCGATGGACGGGTTCATCGCCGCCGTGGACGGCTCTATCCGGCCGACCGCCACCGAGCCCAGGACGTCGATGGGCGAGCACCCGCCGGTGGCCCGGATGAAGAAACCCCGGCGGATGCCGTGGCTCGCCGCGACCCAGACCCTGAACGGCTCGGGCGAGAACCAGTGCGGCAAGTACAAGTCGGCCTACATCCGCAGGCCCTTCACCGACGCGCAGATCGACGCCATGTGGGACCACCTGGGCAAGAAGCACTTCCTGCCGGAGGACTACGACAACCCCGAGGCCCGCATCCAGATCGACTCCTACGGGTCGGCGATCAACATCCCGGAGCGCAGGCATCCGGCGACGGCGGTGCCGCAGCGCGACTCGATCATGAAGATGCAGTACCAGGTCTACTGGTTCCCCGGGGACGAGAACGAGCAGAAGCACATCGACTGGATCCAGCAGACCTACCAGGCCACGTTCGCCGACACCGGGGGCGTGCCGAAGACCTACTCCGGCAGCGGCGACCACAACACCGACGGGTGCTACATCAACTACCCGGACGGCGACCTGCCGGAGGCCGCCGCCGACGGCGGTACGGAGCCCTGGCCCGTCCTCTACTACAAAGCGGCCTATCCGATGCTGCAGCAGGTGAAGGCGGACTGGGACCCCAACAACGTGTTCCGGCACCGCCAGTCGATCCGCCCCAAGAACGCATGA
- a CDS encoding threonine ammonia-lyase: protein MTSRTRTETGPEAAAELDLENIARAREAIDPVFLDSPQYREAALEARLGRQVLVKVETLNPLRSFKGRGAEFAAAQAPGGAELVCASGGGNFGQAVAYAARRRGMTAVVFVPASTSPLKTGRMEGFGARVHRVDGDFQAAAAAYAAEDPERLFVQDGKDAAVAEGAGTIGAELLRTGGFDAVVLPLGDGALITGVARWIKAHAPGVRIIGAGAAAAPALPRAWRTGDPVPAAPTSTFAAGITIARPHPEAVRRTRALVDEVVLVDDGQIRSAMHLAAETLGVLPEPAGAAGLAAIAAHGVPGPVATVITGANADLEHYRGLGA from the coding sequence ATGACCAGCCGCACCCGAACCGAGACCGGCCCGGAGGCCGCCGCCGAACTGGACCTGGAGAACATCGCCCGGGCGCGCGAGGCGATCGACCCGGTGTTCCTGGACAGCCCGCAGTACCGGGAGGCCGCCCTGGAGGCGCGGCTGGGGCGCCAGGTGCTGGTCAAGGTGGAGACGCTGAACCCGCTGCGCAGCTTCAAGGGGCGCGGGGCGGAGTTCGCCGCCGCGCAGGCGCCGGGCGGCGCCGAACTGGTCTGCGCCTCCGGCGGCGGGAACTTCGGCCAGGCGGTGGCCTACGCCGCGCGGCGCCGCGGGATGACCGCCGTGGTGTTCGTCCCCGCCTCGACCTCGCCGCTGAAGACCGGGAGGATGGAGGGCTTCGGCGCCCGGGTGCACCGGGTCGACGGGGACTTCCAGGCGGCGGCCGCCGCGTACGCCGCGGAGGATCCGGAGCGGCTGTTCGTCCAGGACGGCAAGGACGCCGCCGTCGCCGAGGGCGCCGGCACCATCGGCGCCGAACTGCTGCGCACCGGCGGGTTCGACGCGGTGGTGCTGCCGCTGGGCGACGGCGCGCTGATCACCGGGGTCGCCCGGTGGATCAAGGCGCACGCCCCCGGGGTGCGGATCATCGGGGCCGGGGCGGCCGCCGCGCCCGCGCTGCCCCGCGCCTGGCGCACCGGCGATCCGGTGCCGGCGGCCCCGACCAGTACCTTCGCCGCGGGCATCACCATCGCCCGGCCGCACCCCGAAGCGGTCCGCCGCACCCGGGCCCTGGTCGACGAGGTGGTCCTGGTCGACGACGGGCAGATCCGCTCGGCCATGCACCTGGCCGCCGAGACCCTGGGCGTGCTGCCCGAGCCGGCCGGCGCGGCGGGCCTGGCCGCCATCGCGGCGCACGGCGTCCCCGGGCCGGTCGCCACCGTCATCACCGGCGCCAACGCCGACCTGGAGCACTACCGCGGCCTGGGGGCCTGA
- a CDS encoding Lrp/AsnC family transcriptional regulator codes for MRTEPALDDLDRLLLGLLQQDARRPLHELGDEVGLSPSSVQRRLKRLRASGVIRAEVAVLDQEALGIGLGSVVLVALVDDDPERHAAFRARLRAEPAVQQCFGIIGQWDYVVLLLSRDIAENRELSASLFDPESGVQRYETLPAHETVKSGLALPL; via the coding sequence GTGCGCACCGAACCCGCCCTCGACGACCTGGACCGGCTCCTGCTCGGCCTGCTCCAGCAGGACGCCCGCCGGCCGCTGCACGAGCTCGGCGACGAGGTGGGCCTGTCGCCCAGCTCGGTGCAGCGGCGGCTGAAGCGGCTGCGCGCCTCCGGGGTGATCCGCGCCGAGGTGGCCGTGCTCGACCAGGAGGCCCTCGGCATCGGGCTGGGCTCGGTCGTGCTGGTGGCCCTGGTCGACGACGACCCGGAGCGGCACGCCGCGTTCCGCGCCCGGCTGCGCGCCGAACCCGCGGTGCAGCAGTGCTTCGGCATCATCGGGCAGTGGGACTACGTGGTGCTGCTGCTCTCCCGGGACATCGCGGAGAACCGGGAGCTGTCCGCCTCGCTGTTCGACCCCGAGTCCGGCGTGCAGCGCTACGAGACGCTGCCGGCCCACGAGACGGTGAAGTCGGGGCTGGCCCTGCCGCTGTAG
- a CDS encoding elongation factor G, with the protein MALTLNIGIVAHVDAGKTSLTERLLYDTGAIDRLGRVDAGDTRTDTGRIERERGITVRAAVAPFTVGDTRVNLIDTPGHTDFVAEVERALTVLDGAILVLSAVEGVQAHTRVLMRTLREAGLPTLLFVNKTDRAGARPDGVLADVRRRLAPNALPLGTVEDPGTPDARTVPFSLDDPGFAARAAEALAEQDDALLAAVVDGLPLPPAAELAERLAAQTARGLVHPVLFGSAITGAGIDALLSAVTGLLPAAGPGPEDGEPRGTVFAVERAPSGEKTGYLRLFSGRLEPRARVAFDRADPGAAPHKGRITRLEVVGAESDRGRALTAGEIGRIGGPPGLRVGDRLGPPLPGAPTARFARPSLESVARPVRAADAPRLHAALTALAEQDPLIRVRTVPGEGVSVLLYGEVQKEVVAATLAGDFGVEAVFEPGRTVHTEQVTGVGEAVEAIGSQPQDGFWATVGLRVAPAGRGEGVRFDREVEPGALPAAFDRAIEETVHLTLEQGLYGWPVADCAVTLIRSGFSSVFSTAADFRSLTPMVLMRALHRAGTRVHEPVHAFEADVPAGALGPVSAALSRGGAHVRDAAPAGEEWHLTGEVPARAVHPLQRALPGLTGGEGVLLTRPATSRPVTGTPPRRPRTDGNPLDRAEYMIWLNNAGPRKT; encoded by the coding sequence ATGGCCCTGACTCTCAACATCGGCATCGTCGCGCACGTCGACGCGGGTAAGACCAGCCTCACCGAGCGCCTGCTGTACGACACCGGCGCGATCGACCGGCTCGGCCGCGTCGACGCCGGCGACACCCGCACCGACACCGGGCGCATCGAGCGCGAGCGCGGCATCACCGTGCGCGCCGCCGTCGCCCCGTTCACCGTCGGCGACACCCGGGTCAACCTGATCGACACCCCCGGCCACACCGACTTCGTGGCCGAAGTGGAGCGCGCCCTCACCGTGCTCGACGGGGCGATCCTCGTCCTGTCCGCGGTGGAGGGCGTGCAGGCGCACACCCGGGTCCTGATGCGCACCCTGCGCGAGGCCGGGCTGCCGACGCTGCTGTTCGTCAACAAGACCGACCGGGCGGGCGCCCGGCCGGACGGTGTGCTGGCCGACGTCCGGCGGCGGCTGGCGCCGAACGCGCTCCCCCTCGGGACGGTCGAAGACCCCGGCACGCCCGATGCGCGCACGGTGCCGTTCTCCCTGGACGATCCGGGGTTCGCGGCGCGCGCCGCGGAGGCCCTCGCCGAGCAGGACGACGCCCTGCTGGCGGCGGTCGTGGACGGCCTGCCGCTGCCGCCGGCGGCCGAGCTGGCCGAGCGGCTGGCCGCGCAGACCGCCCGCGGCCTGGTGCACCCGGTGCTGTTCGGCTCGGCGATCACCGGCGCCGGCATCGACGCGCTGCTCTCCGCCGTCACCGGCCTGCTCCCCGCGGCGGGGCCGGGGCCGGAGGACGGCGAGCCGCGCGGCACCGTGTTCGCGGTCGAACGCGCCCCCTCCGGGGAGAAGACCGGCTACCTGCGGCTGTTCTCCGGCCGGCTGGAGCCCCGGGCCCGGGTCGCCTTCGACCGGGCCGACCCCGGGGCCGCACCGCACAAGGGGCGGATCACCCGACTGGAGGTGGTGGGCGCCGAGAGCGACCGGGGCCGGGCGCTGACCGCCGGGGAGATCGGCCGGATCGGCGGGCCGCCCGGGCTGCGCGTCGGCGACCGGCTGGGGCCGCCGCTGCCGGGGGCACCGACCGCGCGGTTCGCCCGCCCGTCCCTGGAGTCGGTGGCCCGTCCGGTCCGCGCGGCCGACGCGCCGCGCCTGCACGCGGCGCTGACCGCGCTGGCCGAGCAGGACCCGCTGATCCGGGTGCGCACCGTCCCCGGCGAGGGGGTGTCGGTGCTGCTCTACGGCGAGGTGCAGAAGGAGGTCGTCGCCGCGACGCTGGCCGGCGACTTCGGAGTGGAGGCGGTCTTCGAGCCCGGCCGCACCGTGCACACCGAGCAGGTGACCGGGGTCGGCGAAGCGGTGGAGGCCATCGGCTCCCAGCCGCAGGACGGCTTCTGGGCCACGGTCGGCCTGCGCGTCGCCCCCGCGGGGCGGGGAGAGGGGGTCCGCTTCGACCGGGAGGTGGAGCCGGGGGCGCTGCCGGCCGCCTTCGACCGCGCCATCGAGGAGACCGTGCACCTCACCCTGGAGCAGGGGCTGTACGGCTGGCCGGTGGCCGACTGCGCGGTCACCCTGATCCGCAGCGGCTTCTCCTCGGTGTTCAGCACCGCGGCCGACTTCCGCTCGCTGACCCCGATGGTGCTGATGCGCGCCCTGCACCGGGCCGGCACCCGGGTGCACGAGCCGGTGCACGCCTTCGAGGCGGACGTTCCCGCCGGCGCCCTGGGCCCGGTCTCGGCCGCTCTGTCCCGGGGCGGCGCCCACGTCCGCGACGCGGCCCCGGCGGGGGAGGAGTGGCACCTCACCGGTGAGGTGCCGGCCCGCGCCGTGCACCCGCTCCAGCGCGCCCTGCCCGGCCTGACCGGCGGCGAGGGGGTGCTGCTCACCCGCCCCGCCACCAGCCGCCCGGTCACCGGCACCCCGCCCCGCCGCCCCCGCACCGACGGCAACCCGCTCGACCGCGCGGAGTACATGATCTGGCTGAACAACGCGGGCCCGCGGAAGACCTGA
- a CDS encoding DoxX family protein, whose protein sequence is MFTGYVISACLLAAIVGFSGAGKLAENEQVVASLTRAAVPMSWYRPLAALEFAGAAGLLIGLLYRPLGIAAGIGLVLYFIGAVAAHVRAKDLQGAPGPAVLLAASAATVVFGLATV, encoded by the coding sequence ATGTTCACCGGCTACGTCATATCGGCCTGCCTGCTCGCGGCCATCGTGGGATTCTCCGGCGCCGGAAAGCTCGCCGAGAACGAGCAGGTGGTGGCCTCACTGACCCGCGCGGCGGTGCCGATGAGCTGGTACCGCCCCCTGGCCGCGCTGGAGTTCGCCGGTGCCGCGGGCCTGCTGATCGGGCTCCTCTACCGGCCGCTGGGGATCGCGGCCGGGATCGGGCTGGTCCTCTACTTCATCGGGGCGGTCGCCGCCCACGTACGGGCCAAGGACCTCCAGGGGGCGCCGGGCCCCGCCGTGCTGCTCGCGGCATCGGCCGCCACGGTGGTGTTCGGGCTGGCCACCGTCTGA